A portion of the Hymenobacter gelipurpurascens genome contains these proteins:
- the argG gene encoding argininosuccinate synthase has protein sequence MMKKVVLAYSGGLDTSYCVVYLTRELGLEVHTVIVNSGGFSEEELASIEKRAYELGSSKHEVIDVTQRFYQDCLRYLIFGNILKNDTYPLSVSAERMFQSLALAEYAREHKADYIAHGSTGAGNDQVRFDVAFSVIAPNTEIITPIRDLKLSRQAEIDFLNQHGFEMSWEKAKYSINKGIWGTSVGGVETLTSHQALPESAYPTQLTANEPTTVEITFAKGEPVALNGKSMNPVELIQELNDLGGRYAIGRDTHVGDTILGIKGRVGFEAPAPLILLKAHHLLEKHTSSRWQLLHKDYIANWYGTLLHEAQYLDPVMRDMEAFLTSSQERVSGKVFVTLKPYQFELQGIESKYDMMRSKVATYGEENDAWDGRDAKGFIKIFSNQLRIHSSFNDEN, from the coding sequence ATAATGAAAAAGGTAGTTTTAGCCTACAGCGGCGGCTTGGATACGTCCTACTGCGTTGTATATCTGACCCGCGAGCTGGGTCTGGAAGTTCACACCGTCATCGTCAACTCCGGCGGCTTTTCTGAGGAAGAGCTAGCCTCCATCGAGAAGCGCGCCTACGAACTGGGCTCCTCGAAGCACGAGGTAATCGACGTGACCCAGCGTTTCTACCAGGACTGCCTGCGCTACCTCATTTTTGGCAACATCCTCAAGAACGACACCTACCCGCTGAGTGTCAGCGCGGAGCGCATGTTCCAGTCCTTGGCCTTGGCAGAGTATGCCCGGGAGCACAAGGCCGACTACATCGCCCACGGTAGCACCGGCGCCGGCAACGACCAAGTGCGTTTCGATGTGGCTTTCTCGGTTATCGCGCCCAATACGGAAATTATCACGCCCATCCGCGACCTGAAACTGTCGCGTCAGGCCGAGATTGACTTCCTGAATCAGCATGGCTTCGAGATGAGCTGGGAAAAGGCCAAGTACTCCATCAACAAGGGTATTTGGGGTACCAGCGTGGGCGGTGTAGAAACCCTCACCTCGCACCAGGCCCTGCCCGAGTCAGCGTATCCTACTCAACTCACTGCCAACGAGCCAACCACGGTGGAAATCACCTTCGCCAAGGGTGAGCCCGTAGCCTTGAATGGCAAGTCAATGAACCCGGTAGAGCTTATTCAGGAGCTCAACGACCTAGGTGGCCGCTACGCCATTGGCCGCGACACCCACGTGGGCGACACCATTCTAGGTATCAAAGGTCGAGTAGGCTTCGAGGCTCCCGCGCCGCTGATCTTGCTGAAGGCTCATCACCTGCTGGAGAAGCACACCTCCAGCCGCTGGCAGCTGCTACACAAAGACTACATCGCCAACTGGTACGGCACCCTGCTGCACGAGGCACAGTACCTCGACCCGGTGATGCGCGACATGGAGGCTTTCCTCACGTCGTCGCAGGAGCGGGTATCGGGCAAGGTGTTCGTGACCTTGAAGCCCTACCAGTTCGAGCTGCAGGGCATCGAGTCGAAATATGACATGATGCGCTCCAAAGTGGCTACCTACGGCGAGGAAAACGACGCCTGGGATGGCCGCGACGCCAAGGGTTTCATCAAAATCTTCAGCAACCAGCTGCGGATTCATAGCTCGTTCAACGATGAAAATTAA
- a CDS encoding VOC family protein produces the protein MQKITTFLTFNDKAKEAATLYTSLFKGSKITSVTNLPNGSVMTVEFELAGQKYIAMNGGPRFTFSTGISLAVSCADQAEIDELWDKLTANGGEPGQCGWLKDPFGVSWQIIPTNMGQLLRSDDPARAQRKMAAMLQMQKIDIATLEQA, from the coding sequence ATGCAGAAAATCACCACATTCCTGACGTTCAATGATAAAGCCAAAGAAGCGGCAACGCTTTACACCAGCCTTTTCAAGGGTTCGAAAATCACTAGCGTGACAAATCTGCCCAACGGCAGCGTGATGACGGTGGAATTTGAGTTAGCGGGGCAAAAGTACATTGCCATGAATGGTGGGCCGCGTTTCACATTCAGCACTGGTATTTCGCTAGCTGTAAGTTGCGCTGATCAGGCTGAAATTGATGAGCTGTGGGACAAGCTGACGGCCAACGGCGGCGAGCCCGGCCAGTGCGGCTGGCTGAAGGACCCGTTCGGGGTATCATGGCAGATAATCCCGACCAATATGGGGCAGCTATTGCGCAGCGATGATCCGGCCCGCGCCCAACGCAAAATGGCGGCCATGCTGCAGATGCAAAAAATTGACATTGCCACGCTGGAACAGGCCTAG
- a CDS encoding M20 family metallo-hydrolase produces the protein MPELIEQLTEDAIELLQELIQTPSLSREEDQTAELIFRFLTFHGTHPRRDKNNVWAVSKHFDPSKPTILLNSHHDTVKAGNTWTYDPLGATVEDDKLIGLGSNDAGASAVSLLATFLYFHERPDLAYNLVCAITAEEEISGVNGIRSVLPQLGHIDLGIVGEPTQMDLAVAEKGLVVLDCVAHGRTGHAAREEGENALYKAVADIRWFEQFRFPEVSPLLGPVKMTVTQIQAGSQHNVVPDRCTFVVDVRTNECYSNPDVVELVRRHVTSDVTPRSTHLNSSRIELDHPLVQRGIGLGRRTFGSVTLSDQSMMLFTTVKIGPGDSARSHTPDEYILLSEIRAGVRGYIELLDGLVL, from the coding sequence ATGCCGGAGCTAATCGAGCAGTTGACCGAGGACGCCATTGAGTTGCTACAGGAGCTGATTCAGACGCCTTCTCTGTCTCGGGAAGAAGACCAGACGGCGGAGCTGATTTTTCGGTTCCTGACCTTCCACGGCACGCATCCAAGGCGCGATAAAAACAACGTCTGGGCCGTGTCGAAGCATTTCGACCCTAGTAAGCCCACCATCTTGCTCAACTCCCACCACGACACCGTGAAGGCCGGCAACACCTGGACCTACGACCCGCTGGGCGCCACCGTGGAAGACGACAAGCTGATTGGCCTAGGCAGCAATGACGCCGGCGCTTCGGCGGTGAGCTTGCTGGCTACATTCCTGTACTTTCACGAGCGCCCCGACCTGGCCTACAACCTAGTCTGCGCCATCACGGCAGAAGAGGAAATATCCGGCGTAAACGGCATCCGGAGTGTGCTGCCCCAGCTAGGCCACATTGACCTAGGGATAGTAGGAGAGCCCACCCAAATGGACCTCGCCGTGGCTGAAAAGGGTCTTGTAGTACTCGACTGCGTAGCCCACGGCCGCACCGGCCACGCCGCCCGTGAGGAAGGCGAAAATGCCCTCTACAAAGCCGTAGCGGACATTCGGTGGTTCGAGCAGTTTCGCTTTCCGGAAGTGTCGCCGCTGTTGGGCCCCGTGAAGATGACCGTGACGCAGATTCAGGCAGGCTCCCAGCATAACGTGGTGCCCGACCGCTGCACCTTCGTGGTAGACGTACGCACCAATGAGTGCTACTCCAACCCGGACGTGGTGGAACTGGTGCGCCGGCATGTCACCTCCGACGTTACGCCACGCTCTACCCACCTCAATTCCTCGCGCATCGAGCTAGACCACCCACTTGTGCAGCGCGGAATAGGCCTAGGCCGTCGCACGTTTGGCTCGGTTACGCTCTCCGATCAGTCGATGATGCTGTTTACCACTGTGAAGATTGGCCCCGGCGACTCCGCCCGTTCGCACACGCCGGATGAGTACATTCTGCTCAGTGAAATCAGGGCAGGCGTACGGGGCTACATCGAGCTACTTGACGGGCTGGTGCTGTGA
- a CDS encoding phytanoyl-CoA dioxygenase family protein, whose amino-acid sequence MSSSLPDYPRFTLGDSLTPEQLEFFRAYGFLHFRAFINPDTVQSLLRASEDVQRRWLQEGVQKVNGVPIKYGKDVDGTPIVQRFAFASHHSPVLHEFLQDPRFRALFPLLEAPHGRVGENEKDGLVINHYVNVPGSEFSQMGWHTDSLRDVFYGKKIGPMLNVGVHLDGTPATNGGLRVIPGTHRQGLRDILFRKKYYKDTGPDSHEIAVETEPGDLTVHDGRMWHRVAQSPLVGEASRRRVMYVPIISGKYEPKHENSPTPFYLRFLHLVK is encoded by the coding sequence ATGTCTTCTTCACTACCGGACTATCCTCGCTTCACGCTCGGCGACAGCTTAACGCCTGAGCAACTGGAGTTCTTTCGTGCATATGGTTTCCTCCATTTTCGTGCTTTTATAAACCCCGATACCGTTCAAAGTCTGCTACGCGCTTCCGAAGATGTTCAGCGCCGCTGGCTGCAGGAAGGGGTGCAGAAAGTAAACGGCGTACCTATCAAATACGGCAAGGATGTGGATGGCACGCCCATTGTGCAGCGCTTTGCCTTCGCCTCCCACCACAGCCCGGTGCTGCACGAGTTTCTGCAGGATCCGCGCTTTCGGGCGCTGTTTCCGTTGCTGGAAGCGCCGCACGGCCGCGTAGGCGAAAACGAGAAAGATGGTCTCGTTATCAACCATTATGTGAACGTGCCGGGCAGTGAATTCTCGCAGATGGGCTGGCACACCGACTCGCTGCGCGACGTGTTCTACGGCAAGAAAATCGGGCCGATGCTCAACGTGGGCGTGCACCTCGATGGTACCCCCGCCACCAACGGTGGCCTACGCGTGATACCGGGCACGCACCGCCAGGGGCTGCGCGACATTCTCTTCCGCAAGAAATACTACAAAGACACCGGCCCCGACTCGCATGAAATAGCCGTAGAAACCGAGCCCGGCGACCTGACCGTGCACGATGGCCGCATGTGGCACCGCGTGGCACAGTCGCCGCTGGTAGGGGAGGCCTCGCGCCGCCGCGTGATGTACGTGCCCATCATCTCGGGCAAGTATGAGCCTAAGCACGAAAATAGCCCCACACCCTTCTACCTGCGGTTTCTGCATTTGGTGAAGTAG
- the argB gene encoding acetylglutamate kinase, which translates to MREGLKIFKIGGGIIDDEAQLGHFLTELARIPGRKILVHGGGKGASQMLLDLGIEPQMVQGRRITDAATLDIVTMFYAGKTNKQVVALLQAAGVNALGLSGADGNAIRAVKRPVKDIDFGFVGDLPEGSINTTLLGQLLQAGITPVFCAITHDGLGQLLNTNADTIASTLARALAVAYEVELHFCFEKDGVLSDINNEQSVIPQIMPAQYQQLKAEGVIAAGMVPKLDNAFAALKAGVERVVIENALKINEPVKTVLCRS; encoded by the coding sequence ATGCGAGAAGGCCTGAAAATTTTTAAGATTGGCGGCGGCATCATCGACGATGAAGCGCAGCTAGGCCACTTCCTGACGGAGTTGGCCCGCATACCCGGCCGAAAAATTCTGGTGCACGGGGGCGGTAAAGGCGCCAGCCAGATGCTGCTGGACTTGGGCATTGAACCCCAAATGGTACAGGGCCGCCGCATCACTGATGCCGCTACCCTCGACATTGTGACCATGTTCTACGCCGGCAAAACCAACAAGCAAGTGGTAGCGCTGCTACAGGCGGCCGGCGTGAATGCGCTAGGCCTATCCGGCGCCGATGGCAACGCTATTCGGGCAGTGAAGCGCCCAGTAAAGGATATTGACTTCGGTTTTGTAGGGGATTTGCCCGAAGGCAGCATCAACACCACGCTGCTAGGCCAGTTGCTGCAGGCGGGCATCACGCCCGTGTTCTGCGCCATCACGCATGATGGCCTAGGCCAGTTGCTCAATACCAACGCCGATACCATTGCCAGCACCCTGGCCCGTGCTCTAGCAGTGGCCTACGAGGTGGAACTGCACTTCTGTTTTGAGAAGGACGGTGTGCTCTCCGACATCAACAATGAGCAGTCGGTCATTCCGCAGATCATGCCGGCTCAGTATCAGCAGTTGAAAGCCGAAGGCGTCATTGCGGCTGGCATGGTGCCGAAGCTCGATAACGCCTTTGCCGCTCTAAAAGCCGGTGTGGAGCGCGTGGTGATTGAAAACGCACTCAAGATCAACGAACCCGTGAAAACTGTGCTATGCCGGAGCTAA
- a CDS encoding SDR family NAD(P)-dependent oxidoreductase: protein MPYALITGASRGIGRAIATELARCGYSLLLAARSEDQLEQLATELRQRHGIAAHVYAADLAAPGAAGKLAYWAMAQTSELAVLVNNAGYGLWGRFEELPLDQQQNMLQLNMLLPTELTHMLLPQLRRQPKAYILNVASTAAYQAVPTLTLYAASKAFLLSFSRGLRYELRDTNVSVTCLSPGSTTTDFADRAGMNAQLQETANKVSMTPQKVAQQAVAALLTGEAELIPGTLNKVSAHLTSFVPKALTEKIAAGIYEKHLK from the coding sequence ATGCCCTACGCGCTTATTACGGGTGCTTCCCGCGGAATTGGCCGCGCCATAGCAACCGAGCTGGCCCGCTGTGGCTACAGCCTGCTACTGGCTGCCCGCTCCGAAGATCAATTGGAACAGCTGGCCACCGAGTTGCGCCAGCGCCATGGCATAGCAGCCCATGTATACGCTGCCGACCTGGCGGCCCCTGGCGCTGCCGGGAAGCTGGCGTATTGGGCTATGGCCCAGACCTCTGAGCTGGCAGTACTCGTGAACAATGCCGGCTACGGCCTCTGGGGGCGGTTTGAAGAACTTCCGCTGGATCAGCAGCAGAACATGTTGCAGCTGAATATGCTGTTGCCTACCGAGCTCACGCACATGCTGTTGCCCCAATTGCGTCGGCAGCCTAAGGCCTACATTCTCAACGTGGCCAGCACGGCGGCTTACCAGGCGGTGCCTACACTTACGTTGTACGCGGCCAGCAAAGCCTTTTTGCTGAGCTTCTCCCGCGGTCTGCGCTACGAGCTGCGCGATACCAACGTCTCGGTCACCTGCCTCAGTCCCGGCTCCACCACCACCGATTTTGCCGACCGTGCCGGCATGAACGCGCAGCTGCAGGAAACGGCCAACAAAGTCTCGATGACGCCCCAAAAGGTAGCCCAGCAAGCCGTAGCTGCCTTGCTGACTGGTGAAGCGGAGCTCATCCCTGGCACACTCAATAAAGTGTCGGCCCACCTCACCAGCTTCGTGCCCAAGGCCCTAA
- a CDS encoding GNAT family N-acetyltransferase — MILRVANAADAQYVETLCQWYAESAKSRGVGIAKRDPNYLIKKMDKGDAIIAFIDEQLAGFCYIETFEDNKFVVNSGLIVNTELRKEGLGRAIKHRVFELSRTKYPAAKIFGITTSAAVMKINNELGYRPVTFPELTQSDDFWKGCSSCKNYGILMENERKMCLCTGMVYDKLDDQYGQIVQESIEILTPQGQ; from the coding sequence ATGATTTTACGAGTCGCCAATGCTGCCGACGCGCAGTACGTGGAAACCCTCTGTCAGTGGTACGCCGAATCCGCCAAATCGCGCGGAGTCGGTATCGCCAAGCGCGACCCTAACTATCTGATTAAGAAGATGGATAAGGGCGACGCTATCATTGCTTTTATTGATGAGCAGCTGGCGGGCTTCTGCTACATCGAGACCTTCGAAGACAACAAGTTTGTGGTGAACTCGGGGCTGATAGTAAATACTGAGCTGCGGAAAGAAGGCTTAGGTCGTGCCATCAAGCACCGCGTGTTTGAACTCTCCCGCACGAAGTACCCGGCGGCCAAAATTTTCGGTATCACGACCTCAGCGGCCGTGATGAAGATCAACAATGAGCTGGGCTACCGCCCCGTTACCTTCCCCGAACTAACCCAGAGCGACGATTTCTGGAAGGGCTGCTCTAGCTGCAAAAACTACGGCATCCTGATGGAAAACGAGCGCAAAATGTGCCTGTGCACCGGCATGGTCTACGACAAGCTCGACGACCAGTACGGCCAGATTGTACAGGAGTCCATTGAGATTCTTACACCCCAAGGCCAATAA
- a CDS encoding WG repeat-containing protein, giving the protein MNRPAFLVLLAVLALAAKWASAQTAPTRLVPFRQGSKWGYADRTRRLVLPLHYDEAGPFVGEIAWVRQGQLYGYIDGGGNPITPVQYTRAASFQQGRATVELQGETFDIDVSGHRLTEPAAPAPEEEPLEQGDLVRNNGKVGFRFTVGSASVPAEYDEIRENYNGLLFVRQGAKWGIINGKGKLVQPLAYDAVRTSGNLVLPLVQRGGLWGYLDEEGNTLTELRYRQADPFQGDVARVVLPDGQVGYIDANGQEFFE; this is encoded by the coding sequence ATGAATCGTCCTGCTTTTTTGGTCCTGCTGGCCGTGCTGGCGCTGGCAGCAAAGTGGGCTTCCGCACAAACGGCACCTACCCGGCTCGTGCCGTTTCGGCAGGGCTCCAAATGGGGCTACGCCGACCGCACTCGCCGGCTGGTGCTGCCGCTGCACTATGATGAGGCCGGCCCGTTTGTGGGCGAAATTGCTTGGGTGCGGCAGGGTCAGCTGTATGGGTACATTGATGGGGGCGGCAACCCCATAACGCCCGTGCAGTACACCCGCGCTGCCAGTTTCCAGCAGGGCCGCGCAACGGTAGAGCTCCAGGGGGAAACCTTTGACATCGATGTCAGTGGCCACCGCCTCACGGAACCCGCCGCACCAGCCCCCGAAGAAGAGCCGCTGGAACAGGGCGACCTGGTGCGTAATAATGGCAAAGTTGGCTTTCGGTTTACGGTGGGCTCTGCCTCCGTTCCGGCCGAGTACGATGAGATTCGGGAGAATTACAACGGGCTGCTGTTCGTGCGGCAAGGCGCGAAGTGGGGCATCATTAACGGCAAAGGCAAACTGGTGCAGCCCCTGGCCTACGATGCCGTCCGGACCTCCGGCAACCTGGTGCTGCCCCTGGTGCAACGCGGCGGCCTATGGGGTTACCTTGATGAGGAAGGTAACACCCTCACCGAGCTGCGCTACCGTCAGGCCGACCCGTTTCAGGGCGACGTAGCCCGTGTGGTACTGCCCGATGGCCAGGTGGGCTACATCGACGCCAACGGCCAGGAGTTTTTCGAGTAG
- a CDS encoding energy transducer TonB has protein sequence MALVLVCGLGLSGQEVLAQVRKSTQQSALRLKKQVAFQVPEQSTQPLADNTIGIVGLPESSTSHSADSPYTHVEQMPQFKGGAEAMQKFIAQHLRIPSTDPSFEGRVFVKFIVTKTGSLQAIEIAKGLYPSVDTEALRVVGLMNGKFEPGRQSGQKVDVYFVLPLTFQKTKAPSSSHKK, from the coding sequence GTGGCGCTGGTGCTGGTATGTGGCCTAGGCCTGTCGGGGCAGGAGGTGCTGGCGCAGGTGCGGAAAAGCACACAACAATCCGCTTTGAGGCTCAAAAAACAAGTTGCATTCCAAGTTCCTGAACAATCTACTCAGCCACTGGCAGACAATACTATCGGCATAGTAGGGCTTCCAGAATCTTCAACTTCTCACTCTGCTGACAGCCCTTATACGCACGTAGAACAAATGCCTCAGTTTAAAGGAGGCGCTGAAGCAATGCAAAAGTTCATTGCTCAACACTTGCGTATACCTTCTACTGATCCATCTTTTGAGGGCAGAGTATTCGTGAAATTTATCGTGACAAAAACAGGCAGCCTTCAAGCTATTGAAATAGCTAAAGGGTTATATCCAAGTGTTGACACCGAAGCCTTACGGGTTGTCGGGTTGATGAATGGAAAATTTGAGCCGGGCCGCCAGAGCGGACAAAAGGTTGATGTATACTTCGTCCTCCCCTTAACATTTCAGAAGACGAAGGCACCATCATCAAGTCATAAGAAATAA
- a CDS encoding hydroxymethylglutaryl-CoA reductase produces the protein MLFTPSPMLLKLLYTRGSLHNTPEGVAFSIKNRLDTVRITRVEAVVLDGNRIGVEQIALDLGEGDVRPATTFNADGAGFTLPVGQSATFHLATEHLPEGLHTVQVQFSADPFGDLTVEVEDSIANLPAQGNKIPRSEEDDYSEAAIQARQRFAEEFSGQEFKHLKNYSFDAHDLQGNCEHFTGVAQIPVGLAGPLHVNGEHAQGDFLIPMATTEGTLVASYNRGIQVLNMCGGVKCTVIGDAMQRAPVFVFDDARGARDFGRWVEEEIDKIRPEAESTSRIAKLQYIDTYLANKFAYLRFNFSTGDAAGQNMVGRATFAACSWILEHYKGALIRHFYLESNFATDKKASQINVMRTRGKRVVAEAVIKRDVLQQRMRVTPEQLAYHGQVSNVGAFLSGANNNGAHSANGITAMFIATGQDVANVSESSAGVLYSEVTKEGDLYLSITIPSLIVATHGGGTGLATQNECLRMLGCVGRGTVNKFAEIVAGVVLAGELSLGSAISSSDWVSSHEQYGRNR, from the coding sequence ATGCTCTTCACGCCCAGCCCCATGCTGCTCAAGCTGCTTTATACCCGCGGCAGCCTGCACAACACGCCCGAGGGCGTAGCCTTCAGCATCAAAAACCGCCTTGATACCGTGCGCATTACCCGCGTGGAGGCCGTAGTGCTGGATGGCAACCGCATTGGCGTGGAGCAGATTGCCTTGGACCTGGGCGAGGGCGACGTGCGGCCAGCTACCACCTTCAACGCCGATGGAGCAGGCTTCACGCTGCCGGTAGGCCAGTCGGCCACGTTTCACCTAGCCACCGAGCATTTGCCCGAAGGCCTCCACACGGTGCAGGTTCAGTTCTCGGCTGACCCATTCGGCGACCTGACGGTAGAGGTAGAAGACTCCATTGCCAACCTGCCGGCCCAGGGCAATAAGATTCCGCGCTCCGAGGAAGACGATTATTCGGAAGCGGCCATTCAGGCCCGCCAGCGGTTCGCGGAGGAGTTTTCGGGGCAGGAATTCAAGCACTTGAAGAACTACTCCTTCGATGCTCACGACCTGCAGGGCAACTGCGAGCATTTCACGGGCGTGGCCCAGATTCCGGTAGGCCTGGCGGGTCCGTTGCACGTGAACGGAGAGCATGCCCAGGGCGACTTCCTCATTCCGATGGCCACTACCGAAGGCACGCTGGTAGCCAGCTACAATCGCGGCATTCAGGTCCTGAATATGTGCGGGGGCGTGAAGTGCACCGTCATCGGCGATGCCATGCAGCGCGCGCCAGTATTCGTGTTCGATGATGCCCGCGGGGCCCGCGACTTTGGCCGCTGGGTGGAAGAGGAAATCGACAAGATCCGCCCCGAGGCAGAAAGCACCTCCCGCATTGCTAAGCTGCAGTACATCGATACCTATCTGGCCAACAAGTTCGCGTACCTGCGCTTCAACTTTTCTACCGGCGACGCGGCGGGCCAGAACATGGTGGGCCGCGCCACATTCGCCGCCTGCTCCTGGATTCTGGAGCACTACAAAGGCGCACTCATCCGCCACTTTTACCTCGAATCAAACTTCGCCACCGACAAAAAAGCCTCGCAAATCAACGTGATGCGCACCCGCGGCAAACGCGTGGTAGCCGAGGCCGTAATCAAGCGCGATGTGCTGCAGCAGCGCATGCGCGTAACGCCCGAGCAACTGGCCTACCACGGGCAAGTCAGCAACGTAGGTGCCTTCCTCTCCGGGGCCAACAACAATGGCGCGCATTCCGCCAACGGCATCACGGCCATGTTCATTGCCACGGGCCAAGACGTGGCCAACGTGTCAGAATCCTCCGCGGGCGTGCTGTACTCCGAAGTCACGAAGGAAGGCGACCTGTACCTGAGCATCACTATTCCGTCGCTCATTGTGGCTACCCACGGCGGCGGCACTGGCCTAGCCACCCAAAACGAATGCCTGCGGATGCTGGGCTGCGTGGGCCGCGGCACCGTAAACAAGTTCGCGGAGATTGTGGCCGGCGTGGTGCTCGCCGGAGAGCTCAGCCTAGGCTCCGCCATCAGCAGCAGTGACTGGGTCAGCTCCCACGAGCAGTACGGCCGCAACCGGTAG
- the argH gene encoding argininosuccinate lyase, with the protein MKIWDKGIAVDKKIEQFTVGRDRELDMYLAQFDVQASKAQANMLAKAGLLSKAENQQLQQGLTELAAQLEDGSFTIEAEFEDVHSKIEYYLTEKFGDAGKKIHTARSRNDQVLTAIQLFLKDYTERAAAKTLELVQVLLQKAEAHKEDLMPGYTHFQAAMPSSFGLWFSAYAEHLLLDLALFEAAHTVADQNPLGSGAGFGSSFPIDRKMTTQEMGFSNLAVSSVGAQMLRGKTEKTVAFALAGMAATLAKMAYDLVLYNGQDMAFVELPKEFTTGSSIMPHKKNPDVFELIRARCNALQALPNTLMLATSNLPSGYHRDFQILKELLFEPMTQFLDILDIVLFALPQLKIKPNLLNQEKYDAVFTVENINQLIQSGTPFRTAYKEVGLAVEDGSYVPHKEFHTTHLGSVHNLGLEEIQAKVARLREKSTLVKR; encoded by the coding sequence ATGAAAATCTGGGATAAGGGCATTGCCGTAGATAAGAAGATTGAACAGTTTACCGTGGGCCGCGACCGGGAGCTGGATATGTACCTCGCGCAGTTTGATGTGCAGGCCTCCAAGGCCCAGGCCAACATGCTGGCGAAGGCCGGATTGCTCTCCAAAGCCGAAAACCAGCAGCTCCAACAGGGCCTCACGGAGCTGGCCGCGCAACTTGAAGACGGCAGCTTCACCATTGAGGCGGAGTTCGAGGACGTGCACTCCAAGATTGAGTATTACCTGACCGAGAAGTTCGGCGACGCGGGCAAGAAAATACATACGGCCCGCTCCCGCAACGACCAAGTGCTGACGGCTATCCAGCTGTTTCTGAAGGACTACACGGAGCGCGCCGCCGCCAAAACGCTGGAGCTGGTCCAGGTGCTCTTGCAGAAAGCCGAGGCGCATAAGGAAGACCTGATGCCCGGCTACACGCATTTCCAGGCTGCTATGCCCAGCAGCTTTGGGCTGTGGTTTTCTGCTTACGCTGAGCACCTGCTGCTGGATCTGGCCCTGTTTGAGGCCGCGCACACCGTAGCCGACCAGAACCCGCTGGGCTCTGGTGCTGGCTTCGGCAGCTCATTCCCGATTGACCGCAAAATGACGACTCAGGAAATGGGGTTCAGCAACCTCGCCGTGAGCAGCGTGGGGGCCCAAATGCTGCGCGGCAAAACGGAGAAGACGGTGGCATTTGCCTTGGCTGGCATGGCGGCCACACTCGCCAAGATGGCTTACGACCTGGTGCTCTACAACGGCCAGGACATGGCCTTCGTGGAGTTGCCCAAGGAGTTTACCACTGGCTCCAGCATCATGCCCCACAAGAAGAACCCCGATGTGTTCGAGCTGATCCGGGCGCGCTGCAATGCCCTGCAGGCTCTGCCCAACACACTCATGCTGGCCACCAGCAACCTGCCCAGCGGCTACCACCGCGACTTTCAGATTCTCAAGGAGTTGCTCTTCGAGCCCATGACCCAGTTCCTGGACATCCTCGACATCGTGCTGTTTGCGCTACCGCAGCTCAAGATTAAGCCTAACCTGCTGAACCAGGAGAAGTACGACGCCGTGTTCACGGTAGAAAATATCAACCAGCTCATCCAAAGCGGCACGCCCTTCCGCACCGCCTACAAGGAGGTAGGCCTAGCCGTGGAAGATGGCAGCTACGTACCGCACAAGGAGTTCCACACCACCCACTTGGGCAGTGTGCACAACCTGGGCCTAGAGGAAATTCAGGCGAAAGTGGCGCGACTGCGCGAAAAGAGTACGTTGGTGAAGAGGTAA